The sequence GGCTGGTGCACGATGTGGCCGCTCTGGCGCTGGCCCTCGACCCGGAGCTGGTGGTGGTCGGTGGCTGGGCGGCCGGCCTGGACGGGGTGCTGGAGCCGCTCCGCGAGGAGCTGGCCCGCTACTGTCTGCGCCCGCCGCGGGTGACGTTGTCGTTGCTGGGTGAGGCCGCGGTCGCGACGGGGGCGCTGCGGCTGGCGCTGGACCATGTCGAGGAGCAGCTGTTCGCCGTCGAGGGTGCGGTGACGGCCCGCCGCTGAGGGCGGGCGGCCGGGGCGCGGTGTCCCGAAGACGGGCCGGTGACGCGCTGATGGCGGCCGGCCGGTTTCCCGGCGGACCGCCATCAGGTGGCACTGTTCGCGAAGGGAGCCCGCGCTCCCGGAAGGAAGGCCTCAGGACGCCTGGCGCTCCTGCTGCTCGTCGTGGCTGATCTCCAGCGCGCCGGAGTCCCCGAAGGTGAGGCGGCAGGTGTCCGCCCGGTAGGTGGCGATGGAGACGGCGGCCGTGCCGCCCGCCGCGAAGTACCGGGTGGTGACGACGAGGACGGGGGCGCCGGGGAGCCGGTCGAGTTCCTTGGCGTCGTCCGCGCGGGCCGACCCCAGCTCCACGGAGCGGTCCTGGCCCTCCAGGCCCAGGCGGTGCAGCTCGCGCAGCACGGCTCGGGCGCGCACGGTGCCGGACGGTGCGTCGATCGCGGAGAGGTCGGGGACCGAGGAGGCGGGTACGTAGAGAAGCTCGGCCGCCACCGCCTGGCCGTGGGTGTCGCGGATGCGGCGCACCACGTGGACGGGCTCGGTGCCGGTGCCGAGCATCGCGGCCACGGCGCCGGGGGCGGCCTCACTGCCACAGTCGACCGGCTGCCAGGCCTCGCCCGCCACACCGCCCGTCCACTCGTGCTGGGCGGTGGAGACGGCGACGCCCACGCGCGGCGGGGCGACGGTCGTGCCGACGCCTCGGCGGCGCTGTAGCCTGCCTTCAAGTTCGAGCTGCTCCAGAGCCTGCCGGAGCGTGGCACGCGCGACTCCGAACCGTGCCGCGAGGTCCCGCTCGTTGGGCAGGATCTCACCCACCGCAAAGTCCGAGTCGAGTGCCTCACTGAGCACGGTCTTGAGGTGCCAGTACTTCGGCTCCTGCACCGATTCCAGCTGCGTGGTCCCCACCAAGTCCTCCGCAATCGCCCAGCGACTTTTCCGCGACGCTATTTATTAAAGGTTCCTGTCTTAAGGTGACCTTAGGATGGCGCACCCCCTTGGTCAAGACCAATCCTTATTCCGTAACGGAACGAAACGGGACTTTGGCGCAGAGCGTTCACAAGACGTTCGTGGTGCCGTGAGCCGCGCGCAGCATGAAGCCCCACCACCGGGCCGGTGGCGGGGCTTCGGCCGGTCAGCCGCGGAGCGGGCCGGTCCGGATTCCTCCTGGCCGGAAAGCGCGCGCGGTCACACGGCGGAGAGACCGGCGAGCTTGTCCGGATTGCGAACGATATAGATGCATTGAATGATCCCGTCGCGGATCTCGATCTGGAAGAAAGTGTCCGGCTTTCCTCCGACAAAGCACGCCACACCGGGTCCGCCGTTGAACTCCGCGATCCGCATCTCCCACTCCGGTCCGGCCTCCTGGCCGACCGCGGCGAGGAACCGGCCGACCTTGTCGGCGGACTCGATGACCCGCAGCGCCGCCTTCGCCTTGCCCCCGGCGTCGCTGACGAGCCGGACGTCCGGTGCCAGGAGGGCCATCAGCTGTTCGATGGAGCCGCCGGACGCGGCGGCCAGGAACCGCTCGGTGAGGTCGCGGCGCTCCGCCGGATCGACGTCGTAGCGCGGTTTGCGCTCGTCCACGTGGCGTCTGGCGCGCCCGGCGAGCTGGCGGACGGCCGGCTCGGTGCGGTCGAGGGCGGCGGCGATCTCGGCGTACGGAAAGCCGAAGGCCTCCCGGAGCACGAAGACCGCGCGCTCCAGCGGGGAGAGCGATTCGAGGACGACGAGTACGGCGAGGGAGACGGAGTCGGCGAGGACGGCCCGCTCCGCCGCGTCGGGAGCGGTCGGCCCGAAGTCGGTGACGACCGCTTCGGGCAGCCAGGGGCCGACGTACGCCTCCCGGCGGGACTTGAGGTGGCGCAGCCGGTCGATGGCCAGCCGGGTGGTGATCCGTACCAGAAAGGCTCTCGACTCGCGGATGCCCTCCTGAGCGGCGGACGACCAGCGCAGCCACGCCTCCTGCACCACGTCCTCGGCGTCGGCGACACGGCCGAGCATGCGGTAGGCGACGCCGGTGAGGACGGGCCGGTGCTCTTCGAAGACTTCGGTGGCGGGGTCGGCTGTCACCGGTCCATCCCAGCCGACCCGCCAGGTGGTGTCCAGCGGGAATCGCCGGAGCCCTTGAACTCCAAGCTACCGGACGGTAATTGTTGTTGACGCGATGTCTACCCACTCCAGGGAGCAGCTCCATGACCACCACGGTCTCCTTCACCGTCGATTCCGCGCACGGCCCCCGTCCGGTCTCGGTGGAGTACGAACGGACCGGTGCGGGTGAACCGTTGGTCCTGCTCCACGGCATCGGCCACCACCACCAGGCCTGGGACCCGGTGACGCGCATCCTGGCCGCCGAGCGCGAGGTGATAGCCGTCGACCTGCCCGGCTTCGGCGCCTCTCCCGCTCTGCCGGACGGAGTCCCGTACACCCTGGAGGCGGTCCCCTCGGTCCTCGGAGCCCTCTTCTCGGCGCTGGGCCTGGACCGCCCGCACGTCGCCGGCAACTCCCTCGGGGGCCTGTTCGCCCTGGAGCTGGGGCGCAGGGAGCTGGTCCGCTCGGTGACCGCCCTCTCCCCCGCGGGCTTCTGGAACGAGCCCGAGCGCCGCTACGCCTTCACCACCCTGCGGGCGATGCGCCGCGCCGCACTGGCCCTCCCGGTGCCGGCGATCGAACGGCTCTCCCGCAGCGCGGCCGGCCGTACGGCGCTGACCAGTACCATCTACGCCCGGCCCGGCAGGCGCTCCCCCGAGGCCGTCGTCGCCGAGACCCTGGCCCTGCGAGGAGCGACCGGCTTCCACCAGACGCTGGCCGCAGGCGGGAGCATCTCCTTCACCGAGGATGTGAAGGGCATCCCCGTCACCGTCGCCTGGGGCACCCGCGACCGCATCCTCCTCCGGAAGCAGGGGATCCGCGCCAAGCACGTGATCCCGGAGGCCCGGCTCGTACGGCTGCCCGGCTGCGGGCACGTCCCGATGAACGACGACCCGGCGCTGGTGGCCCGGGTCATCCTCGACACCAGCCGCTGAGGGGCGGGGCGCGGGCCTCCCAGCACTCCTGAGCCGAGCGCCACCCCGACGCCGGCCAGAAGGCTCCCCGCGCCCTGCGCCATCCCGTACGTCCCCGCCCCGACGAGCGGTGCGGTCAGCGCGGCGGAGACCGGGACGAGGCCGGAGAAGAGGGTGACGTGTTCGGCCGGACAGCGCGGACTGTACGGCGGCGATCGCGCGGTCCCGAGGGGGCGCTCCTGAGCCGTGCGGCCGGGGCGGGCATCGCGCTGCGGCCGTTGAGCGGCTGCGGGGACGCGGGACCCGAGGACGGCTCGGTGGCGCTCGTGCTCGGCTACGCGCGTGTGGGGGTGTGAGGTCTCCCGGGGCGTCGAACTGCTCGCGGCCGAGCGGGCACCGGGCGCAAGTGGCTGTCCCTGAGGGCGCCTTGGACCGGCCTTGTTCACCCGGCGTTGGGGCAGCGGCTTCCGCGGCCCACTAGGCATGGGGGCGGAGACCGGCTCCGGCGAGACGGAGCGCTGCGGCCTCCGCCCGCCCGTTCCGCCCACCGCCCTGGAGGCGCTCCGATGCCGCACCGCCCGCGTATCCCCTCGCCCGGCCGCCGTACCGTTCTGCGGGGCTCTCTGCTCGTCCCGGCGGCGGCCGCTCTGCCCGCAGCCGTCGGCGCGGCTCCCGCCCTGGCCCTGGCGGGGCGGCCGGAGGCGGCCTGGGGCGTGCAGGTGGGGAGCGTCACCGCCTCGTCGGCGCTGGTCTGGGTGCGGTCGGACCGGCCCGCCCGGATGGTGGTGGAGACCTCGGCCACCGAGTCCTTCCGCCGCGCCCGGAGCTGGTACGGGCCGCTGATCGGCCCGGGAAGCGACTTCACCGGGACGGTTCCGCTGTACGGGCTTCCGGCGGGCGAGCAGGTGCACTACCGCGTCACGCTGGCCGACCCGCACGACCCCCGCCGTACGGGAAAGCCGGTGTACGGAACCTTCCGTACCGCTCCGTCCCGGCGCCGGGACGGGGTCCGCTTCCTGTGGTCCGGGGACATCGCGGGGCAGGGGTGGGGCATCAACCCGGACATCGGCGGCTACCGGGTGTACGAGGAGATGCGCCGCCTCGACCCGGACTTCTTCCTGTGCAGCGGCGACACCGTCTACGCGGACGGGCCGCTCCAGCCGAGCGTCACGCTGCCCGACGGCAGGGTGTGGCGCAACGTCATGACCGAGGAGAAGGCCAAGGTCGCCGAGACGCTGGACGAGTACCGGGGGAACTTCCGCTACAACCTCCTCGACAGCAACTTCCGGCGCTTCAACGCGCAGGTCCCCTCCGTCGTGCAGTGGGACGACCACGAGGTGCGCAACAACTGGTACCCCGGCCAGATCCTCGACGACGAGCGCTACACCGAGAAGAACGTCGACATCCTCGCGGCCCGTTCCGCACGTGCCTTCGGCGAATACTTCCCCGTGTCGGCGCCGCACGGCTCCTCCCGGCGGTCCCGCATGTACCGGACCGTCCACCACGGGCCGCTGCTGGACGTCTTCGTCCTCGACATGCGCTCGCACCGCAACCGCAACTCCCCCAACCGGCAGGCCGACGACACGACCGGCATCCTCGGCGCCGAGCAGCTGCGCTGGCTCAAACGCGCCCTCGCCGAGTCCCGTGCGGTGTGGAAGGTGATCGCGGCCGACATGCCGCTGGGCCTGGTGGTCCCGGACGGGGCGACGGACTTCGAGGCGGTGGCGCAGGGCGATCCGGGTGCTCCGCTCGGACGGGAGCTCCAGATCGCGGAGTTGCTGCGGTTCATCAAGCACCGCAAGGTCACCGGCACGTTGTGGCTGACGGCCGATGTGCACTACACCTCGGCCCAGCACTACGCCCCCGAGCGGGCGGCGTTCAAGGACTTCGCGCCGTTCTGGGAGTTCGTCTCGGGCCCGTTGGCGGCAGGGGGATTTCCGGCCAACGCGCTGGACGGCACGTTCGGGCCGGACCGGGTCTTCGTGCGGGCGCCGGACCGGGCCAATGTGTCGCCGATGGAGTCTCCGCAGTTCTTCGGAGAGGTCGAGATCGACGGCCACAGCGCGGATCTGACGGTGCGTCTGCGGGCGGAGGGCGGCGCGGTGCTGTTCACGAAGGTGCTGCGGCCGGGGCGCGTCGGTCAGTGAGGGCGCCGGGAGCGCCTGCGCCCCGGACCGGCGGAGAGCCCGGGGACCGCCTCTGACCTGCACGGACGCCTGTGCCAGGGCCCGTTGTCAGTGGTGGGTCCTACCGTTTTCTCCATGACCCGATCCGTTCAGGCCTTGGCCTACGCACGCCCGTCCGCCCTGGAGTCCTCGCAGGCGGGAGCCGCCCTCGGGCTGGAGACCGCGGGCGGTCTCACCCCGCGCGGGGCGGAGGCGCATCCGCGCTTCTTCGCCGGATTCCTCTCCGCTCCGCGCATCGCCGCCCGGGGGCTGCTGGCGGTGGCCGACGTGGCCGCCGCCCGCTACTACCAGCGCACCCTGCCCGCCTCCCTCGACCCGGTGGTGACGGGGAACGGGGACCGGTTGCGCTTCGAGTCGTTCTCCGGCTGCTGCGGGGTGTACGCACGCCTCGATGTGCTCCAGGAGGGGTTGGACGGGGAGCGGACGGGCCACGGTACGACCAATGTGGACGTGAACAATCCGCTGCGGGAGGCCCTTTCCCGGATAACGGCGGACGACCCGCTGCATCTGCGGGTGGGCCCCGAGGAGTTGGCGGTCACCACGCTGGACGGGCCGGTGGTGGAGAAGAAGGTGCCGCTGCCGGACCGGTGGCTGCGGGGGTTCGCCGAGGCGCAGGTGGCCTCGGCGGGGTTCGATCTGCGGGCCGAGCTGCCGGCGGCCCGGGCGGTGGCGTTCCTGCGCTCGCTGCCCCGGGGTTCGGGGAACGCGGGGCGGGGCGCTCAGTGGGTGGTCGCCTCCGGGTCCGGGCTGCGGCCGACGACCCGGCCGGTGCCGGGCGCGGTGTGCCTGCCGGGGCCCGAGCGGCTGGTGGCTCTCCAGCGGGTGCTGCGCCATGCGACGGCGCTGCGGGTGTACGGGCCTCCGGTGGTGGACGGTGCGCCGGTGGCGAGCGCGTGGGAGGTGGTCCTGCCGGGCATGCGGCTCACGCTGACGCTGTCCCCGGACTCCTCGCGGGGGTTCTCGGGCGAGGGCGGCGTCCTGGAGGCGCTGGCCACCGATGAGGCGGCGGCCGACGCCGAGCTGGTCTCGGTCCTCCTCGCCTGGGAGCCCACGATCGAACCGGCCTCCCTGGCCGAGCAGTCGGGGCTGAGTGTCGAGAGGGTACGGGCCGCGCTCACCCGGCTCGGCACGGCGGGCCGGGTCGGCTACGACCTGGCGGACGCGGCCTACTTCCACCGCGAGCTGCCCTACGACGCGGACCGGGCGGAGCGTCACAACCCGCGTCTGGTCGCCGCCCGCGAGCTGGCCGGTGCGGGGGCGGTGTCGCTGGACGGCGCGCTGGCCTCCGTGGCCTCCGGCGACCGGCGCTACCAGGTGCGCGAGAGCGACGGGAGGCTCACCTGCACCTGCCAGTGGTGGGCGGACTACCGGGGGAAGCGGGGCCCGTGCAAGCACGCCCTTGCCGTGACGATGGCCCGGCGCGGCGCGACGGTCGCCGGAGGCGTGCGATGAGCGACGACCTGATCACCGCTGTCCGCAACGGACACCACCACGCCGTCCCGCCGCTGGTGCTCAAGCTGGACCGGGCCGGGCGCAGGGCGGCGCTGGCCGAGCTGAAGGAGCTGCGCAAGGAGGCCCGGGGCTGGGAGTGGCAGCGCCAGGACAAGATCCGCAAGGCGCTCCTGGTGGCCGGGGCCGGCTGCCACACAGGCGCGGCGGGCTGCGCCACCTGGATCGGCGGCCGTGACCTGCGCAGCTGGTCGCGGTCCCCGTATCCGCTGATCCTCGTCGCGCTGGGGGACCGCGAACCGGCTTGGCTCGGCGACCTCGCCGGGCGGCTGGCGGGCCGCGCGATGGACTCGGAGGCGGAGTACACGTTCATCAGTGAGCTGGCGCGGATGGCCGGGTGCCCGATCCCGGCGACGGACAGTGTCGTGGAGGGCTGGTCGGAGCGCATCAGTTCGGCGCGGTGGAACGGCAGGACCAGCAGCCGGGTGCCGCTCGTCGGCCTCCTGCGCTCCGACCCGCACGTCGCCGTGCTGGCACCCCGGCTCTTCGAGCTGCCGGAGCTTCCGCCCCAGGTCGGCTGGTACGACACACCGGATTCGCCGGACCACTGGCCGGCCGCACTCTGCGCACTCGCCGAGGAAGGGGTGCTGGACCGGTCGCAGCTGGTTGAACGGTGCGTCACCCGCCTGGTGCGCGGCGGCAAGACGGGTGACCAGCGGTTCTTCCTCGCGGTGCTCCAGCAGCTGAGCCCCACGGAGGACGAGGAGAGGAACCACCTCCGCGACTGGATGGGGATGGCGGCCGACGCCGTCTCGGTGGTGGCCTCCCATGCCCAGGACGTGCTCGCGCGTCTCGACGCCCGGGGTGAGCTTTCCACCCGGGATCTCGCGGAGGTGTCGGGCTCGGTGCTCTTCCGCCGGGAGAAGAAGCTGGTGCGCGGCCAGTTGATCCTGCTGGGGAAGGTGCTGAGCCGGGACCCCTCGACGGCGGGTGAGCTGCTTCCGGTGGTCGCCGAGGCCTTCGGGAACGAGGACATCGCGCTCCAGGAGCGGGCGCTCAAGCTGATCGCGCGCCACCTTCCGGCCGACGACGCGCCGTTGC is a genomic window of Streptomyces sp. SID8374 containing:
- a CDS encoding alpha/beta fold hydrolase; its protein translation is MTTTVSFTVDSAHGPRPVSVEYERTGAGEPLVLLHGIGHHHQAWDPVTRILAAEREVIAVDLPGFGASPALPDGVPYTLEAVPSVLGALFSALGLDRPHVAGNSLGGLFALELGRRELVRSVTALSPAGFWNEPERRYAFTTLRAMRRAALALPVPAIERLSRSAAGRTALTSTIYARPGRRSPEAVVAETLALRGATGFHQTLAAGGSISFTEDVKGIPVTVAWGTRDRILLRKQGIRAKHVIPEARLVRLPGCGHVPMNDDPALVARVILDTSR
- a CDS encoding RNA polymerase sigma-70 factor, with translation MTADPATEVFEEHRPVLTGVAYRMLGRVADAEDVVQEAWLRWSSAAQEGIRESRAFLVRITTRLAIDRLRHLKSRREAYVGPWLPEAVVTDFGPTAPDAAERAVLADSVSLAVLVVLESLSPLERAVFVLREAFGFPYAEIAAALDRTEPAVRQLAGRARRHVDERKPRYDVDPAERRDLTERFLAAASGGSIEQLMALLAPDVRLVSDAGGKAKAALRVIESADKVGRFLAAVGQEAGPEWEMRIAEFNGGPGVACFVGGKPDTFFQIEIRDGIIQCIYIVRNPDKLAGLSAV
- a CDS encoding SWIM zinc finger family protein, with the protein product MTRSVQALAYARPSALESSQAGAALGLETAGGLTPRGAEAHPRFFAGFLSAPRIAARGLLAVADVAAARYYQRTLPASLDPVVTGNGDRLRFESFSGCCGVYARLDVLQEGLDGERTGHGTTNVDVNNPLREALSRITADDPLHLRVGPEELAVTTLDGPVVEKKVPLPDRWLRGFAEAQVASAGFDLRAELPAARAVAFLRSLPRGSGNAGRGAQWVVASGSGLRPTTRPVPGAVCLPGPERLVALQRVLRHATALRVYGPPVVDGAPVASAWEVVLPGMRLTLTLSPDSSRGFSGEGGVLEALATDEAAADAELVSVLLAWEPTIEPASLAEQSGLSVERVRAALTRLGTAGRVGYDLADAAYFHRELPYDADRAERHNPRLVAARELAGAGAVSLDGALASVASGDRRYQVRESDGRLTCTCQWWADYRGKRGPCKHALAVTMARRGATVAGGVR
- a CDS encoding GntR family transcriptional regulator — its product is MGTTQLESVQEPKYWHLKTVLSEALDSDFAVGEILPNERDLAARFGVARATLRQALEQLELEGRLQRRRGVGTTVAPPRVGVAVSTAQHEWTGGVAGEAWQPVDCGSEAAPGAVAAMLGTGTEPVHVVRRIRDTHGQAVAAELLYVPASSVPDLSAIDAPSGTVRARAVLRELHRLGLEGQDRSVELGSARADDAKELDRLPGAPVLVVTTRYFAAGGTAAVSIATYRADTCRLTFGDSGALEISHDEQQERQAS
- a CDS encoding alkaline phosphatase D family protein; its protein translation is MPHRPRIPSPGRRTVLRGSLLVPAAAALPAAVGAAPALALAGRPEAAWGVQVGSVTASSALVWVRSDRPARMVVETSATESFRRARSWYGPLIGPGSDFTGTVPLYGLPAGEQVHYRVTLADPHDPRRTGKPVYGTFRTAPSRRRDGVRFLWSGDIAGQGWGINPDIGGYRVYEEMRRLDPDFFLCSGDTVYADGPLQPSVTLPDGRVWRNVMTEEKAKVAETLDEYRGNFRYNLLDSNFRRFNAQVPSVVQWDDHEVRNNWYPGQILDDERYTEKNVDILAARSARAFGEYFPVSAPHGSSRRSRMYRTVHHGPLLDVFVLDMRSHRNRNSPNRQADDTTGILGAEQLRWLKRALAESRAVWKVIAADMPLGLVVPDGATDFEAVAQGDPGAPLGRELQIAELLRFIKHRKVTGTLWLTADVHYTSAQHYAPERAAFKDFAPFWEFVSGPLAAGGFPANALDGTFGPDRVFVRAPDRANVSPMESPQFFGEVEIDGHSADLTVRLRAEGGAVLFTKVLRPGRVGQ